CTGAGCGCGAGGGGCGGCCCAGGGTGCCCGAGCCCGCCCACGAGCCGAGGTTCCCCAAGGCCTTGGCCACCTTGATGCGGTTCTCGGGCGTCAACACCAGGATGGAGAAGATGCCGACGCCGCGCAAGGGCGTTCATGGTGGACGGCAGGTACCACAGGTAGTCGTACCACGCCTCGGAGGGCGTCACCAGGTAGCTGGTGATCACGAACGACGCCACCTCCAGCATCCACGTCGCGCCGGACCAGACCACCAGCTTGATTGACTCCGTCCAGCTGAGGGGAAAGGACCGTCAGGGGGCAAAGGGCGATGTGGGGTTAGGccttacacacaaccacacacacacacatacgtctatgcacacacacaaacacttctatccacacacacacatacagagcgtACAGGGCGCCAAAGAAATATAGTTGAATAAAATATTTCTCAGATATTTATCAAGGAAATATACGCAGTTGCGTGAAGAACATTCGCCGTCTACACTAAAAGAAACACTGACGAGCAGGTACACTTACAGGTTGCGCGTCTGATGCGTCCTGAGACCAGAGGAGGCAGGCTGCGTGTGGCCAGACTGGTCGGAGCTGGTGTTGGCACTGCTGCCACCATTGGCGCCATCGGCCTGTCTGTTGAGCTCTACCCATTCAGATCctggggcaagggagggaagcAACATTATTAGTCGTTCTTTGTGACATGATTGCTTCTATTATTGAGTTTATTATCCAGGTATAtgacgatcataataatagtaacaattatattttttcctgccACTAACTATTCATAATGCTTATCTATTTCCGTGGACTTGAGTCtgctagacccccccccccctctctttctttatcctttccttccttccttccttcccttccttccttcctacctataTCATCCaccttcttccatcctccctcgcccctttttacttacctctccctcctcctcctcctcctcctgctgctgctgtccctcctgctcctcctcctccaggtgtAGACGCCTTCTTTTTGTTCCCTCCGTGCTCCAGCTTCCTCAACTTGGCACTCCTGAGGATCCTGGCACCCATCAGCAGGCCTACGTTCGCCACGAGAGTCAGGAAGAGTGGCAGGTGCATGTACAGCAGCTGGGCGTTCGGGTCTGCCGGAGGAGGAAcgttgcaataatgacgataaggatattaatgatgatgataatgatgatgataattatggtggtggtgaaggtgatggtgctGGCGATGTTTATGATGGTGATACTAACATTAACAAAAGGAGATTGGTAGGAAGAGACAGCCAGGGTTATAGAAATGGGACTtccttattatctctttctcctccttctgctcttcctcttccaatGTCTTTCTCTTTACTCCCCGTCTTCCTCTGAatcttctcctccgcctctcctttaTCCGCTTCCTcctattatcattcatttcattctaactccatctcctcttcctcctttttcttctactcctcctctttccccctccttcccttattctctttctctcttctccctttcccctcctccccttcctctctccccgccccttctcttccctacctttctcctcctctggctccccccccttttcccttcctccccttcgcccttccccgcccccttttttcctcctttcccttcccctgcttcccccccccttcccctacaaccccctctccccccctacctctccccgtGTCCTCACCTGAGAAGAAGCACCTGTAGAGGCCGATCCTTGGCGTGACGACGGCGCAGGGCAGCTCCCTCCTGTAGTGGTCGAGTGTGAGGGCGAGCGTCGTGATGGCGGCGGGGACGCCCCACGCCCACAGCGAGTGGTACAGGTAACGCCAGCGCTCCGACGTGCTCACGCGCctgcaggggagggaggagaggggggggggttagcgagGGTTCGGCGTTGGGTGTTGCTTGGCACCGGGCGACGCGTCCAAGGGCCAGCGGCCGGATGACGCCACAACTGCTTTGATCAGAttagtatacatgcacacacactcactcactcactcactcactcactcactcactcactcactcactactcactcactcactcactcactcactcactcacacacacacacacacacacacacacacacacacacacacacacacacacacacacacacacaaaacacacacacacacacacacataaacgcacacacatacacacatggctGTTTATCCAAttcatttgtttgtctatataatacatgtaatacaAAAGCCCTTGTTGCAACAACTCACAGCGTAAGCAGGAGAGACTCGAGGCAGATGGAGGTGTTCCACGTGAATCCCGCCAAAATGAAGAAGATCAGGAGACCAgctgaggggggggagagggatctgAAGTTAATTGAGGCGACGGgagactctctcactctctgtctctctctctctctctttctctcttctctctctcctctcgtctctctctcttctctctctctcctctctttctctctctctctctctctctctcttctctctcttctctcttttcttctcgtcatcatctcctctctctcttctctctctctctctctctctctctctctctctatctatctatctacctgtctacctcaTTCTCCTTATGTCTGTCTGcgtacatacatgcgtgtatatgctCACGTGTCTTCACCTCAGCGCGTGTCCAGCAGTACTCACCGATGAGATGACACTCGGCGTCCTGCTGTACTTCGGCCTTCATGGAGATGGCGAGGAGAAGGAAGCTGAACAGGTAAGAGATGACGTAACTGAGTAGGATCCTTCCGGCCAGGGTGTTCAcctgttgggggagggagggagaggctggaCTGAACGGCGGGCGAAAGGTAGGCGGGTAGATTGCATGAGGAAGAGGGATGACAGGTTTGGAAAGAATGAAGGGTCGAGAGATTcagggtaagtgtgtgtgtgtgtgtgtgtgtgtgtgtgtgtgtgtgtgtgtgtgtgtgtgtgtgtgtgtgtgtgtgtgtgtgtgtgtgtgtgtgtgtgtgtgtgtgtgtgtgtgtgtgtgagggagagagagagagaagagagagagagagagagagagagagagagagagagagagagagagagagagagacgggcagacaTACAGGCGTacagacagaaaaggggaagaaagacggagaatgagagggaagagaggaagaaagaaagagagagagaacaatcttCCCTTCTGCATGGGTAAGAATGCATTATGAAATTGTTATTTTCCATACAAGTTAAAAGGATTCACTGATTTCCCTCGCCCCAATCGTCGTCCCCCTCACCTTCTTCACGGTGACGAGGCCCCTCCTGACCCTGCTGGAGAGGAGTGAGATGACGGTGGCGATAAGGGCGCTGCAGGAGATGCCCAGGAGAACGGACGTGATGCTATATTTCTCCTGGTGGACGTTGACGCTCTCCCACACCTCAGGGCACACGAGCACCATCGCCCGGGGCGCGCGGCCCTGCCCCTTGGCGTTGGCCTTCACGATGTAGTCCAGGCAGTAATCCTCTTTGCGGAAGGAGTTGGTGCTGAGGACGCAGCTGCCCTCCATGCTGACCACGTCGGCCGTCTGCCCGCCCTGCGAGAACCGGGCGTAGTCGTCGTCGACCACCGGCGGGAGGTAGAACACGTGCAGGCCCCCGCCGCTCCTGCACACAGGGAAGCCCGAGTAGGCGAGGCGGGAGATGCCGGCGCCGCGGACCTCCGACTCGTCCAGGAGCTGGTGGCTGTGGTCGCCGCCCGCGCACGAGATGTTCTTGATGCCGTCGACCTTGAGCACGTTGTGGCCTTGCTTGCAGCATTTGCCGACCGTGCCTGAAGGCAAGAGGGCGGAGATGGCGTCGGAGGAGGAGGCCTGGGAGGAGAGGTGGACGGGGATGATGTTCTCCAGTTCGGTGCGGCAAAGGACCGCTACAGTCATCGTCTCGTTGTCCTTGTCCAAGAAGTCGTCGACACAGTAGTGTTCCGTGATGAAGGTGCTGCCGTGAGAGCCCACGTTGAGCTGGCCGGACCAGTTGATCCACCAGCGGATGTCCCTGTTATGCGGCCAGATGACCTCGTGAGGGCACGTGTCGTTGTCGAGTGGAAACCCGTGGTCCGAATCCATCAACTCGTAGAGCTGCATCATCTTGGACGAGGGAGGGGCGTGTGTGGGGACGCAGCCGTCCTCCGAGTAGGAGTGGCCGGGCGGGCAGCACTTGGAAAAGAAATTGTGAAGGCAGACGGCGGCGACGGCTTCCATGCTGGCCGGGTCTTCGTCCTCAGCCCACAGGTGGTCGAGGCAGAAGAGGGACGTCTGGTAGCAGACGCTGGAGTCTCGCTCACACAGCTGCTCTCTGTCGTCCAGATAGATATCCTGTGCATGCATGATTTTGGGGAATCCCTTCGGGCACTGGAAGCGCTCCGTCCTAAAGTGGAAGTGGGAAGTGTCGGCGTTTGGGTGGAGGAACTCCCTCACCAGGGTCTCGTGGCTGCTGCTGTTGGCTGGCCTGTCCATACACTCCATGCTGCTGCGGTCGAGGTACTGGTGCAGCGCACAGCACTTTCGCACGTGC
This window of the Penaeus monodon isolate SGIC_2016 chromosome 39, NSTDA_Pmon_1, whole genome shotgun sequence genome carries:
- the LOC119597245 gene encoding LOW QUALITY PROTEIN: uncharacterized protein LOC119597245 (The sequence of the model RefSeq protein was modified relative to this genomic sequence to represent the inferred CDS: deleted 1 base in 1 codon), whose amino-acid sequence is MKSLVLSLLLLCVVCARGIPTKPKCDTHAAEGCLREDAGAVSDAEGPSVVGEDAEVEGETPDALQEETKEEAFPTSPDLPATSELPPQDVSEAGGAGGGSSGPGEGESGVMQAQRLVSGKSIEAATPDNAYGNDTEAPAGTRLTEEGEEARQGRKLSLDDPSAKEGSYVLQTQDPQEEKDLQEGGNVAFERIHDLEEEEGGALAGHDYYDYDLSNPTPVRKCCGADEFFSLQLQRCEDVGGDHTFLDAAGRLLLGERSGGALSYITGRIPVCPGTGKPPKIAQSSEFVHQLLPHGHLRELDLGLTHDVDHYCLEMAAVTKEEVANAALVLASCPRSVSWHVRKCCALHQYLDRSSMECMDRPANSSSHETLVREFLHPNADTSHFHFRTERFQCPKGFPKIMHAQDIYLDDREQLCERDSSVCYQTSLFCLDHLWAEDEDPASMEAVAAVCLHNFFSKCCPPGHSYSEDGCVPTHAPPSSKMMQLYELMDSDHGFPLDNDTCPHEVIWPHNRDIRWWINWSGQLNVGSHGSTFITEHYCVDDFLDKDNETMTVAVLCRTELENIIPVHLSSQASSSDAISALLPSGTVGKCCKQGHNVLKVDGIKNISCAGGDHSHQLLDESEVRGAGISRLAYSGFPVCRSGGGLHVFYLPPVVDDDYARFSQGGQTADVVSMEGSCVLSTNSFRKEDYCLDYIVKANAKGQGRAPRAMVLVCPEVWESVNVHQEKYSITSVLLGISCSALIATVISLLSSRVRRGLVTVKKVNTLAGRILLSYVISYLFSFLLLAISMKAEVQQDAECHLIAGLLIFFILAGFTWNTSICLESLLLTLRVSTSERWRYLYHSLWAWGVPAAITTLALTLDHYRRELPCAVVTPRIGLYRCFFSDPNAQLLYMHLPLFLTLVANVGLLMGARILRSAKLRKLEHGGNKKKASTPGGGGAGGTAAAGGGGGGGRGSEWVELNRQADGANGGSSANTSSDQSGHTQPASSGLRTHQTRNLWTESIKLVVWSGATWMLEVASFVITSYLVTPSEAWYDYLWYLPSTMNALRGVGIFSILVLTPENRIKVAKALGNLGSWAGSGTLGRPSRSEAHSSSGNHASSSGGGGGGSAGAQEAGRSAGRRNMSISTTITQITSSFRSAVSIDPRPDAAAAAAAAAAAAARPGGGLHPRVAHSVSQIDTRRSSVSSESSSEGFELDAEAGAGGRRKSSIAANFGMVSLPSVDEEDVFDDSTAEAGATHAPIDATRSFSNA